The following are from one region of the Paenibacillus sp. JZ16 genome:
- a CDS encoding ABC transporter ATP-binding protein — MKDLLYFIRKMHGMAGFKLYLNMSMILVISVLDGIGIYLIVPLLGVIGVFETDLSGVPLVSTLMDLAGSWSLQLNLPMVLALYVVIVGGQALLQRSQNLLNAKILQRFIRKLRMETYQGLLHAKWEFFLRHRRSDFNHVMTNELGRVNQGTFLFLQMVSSFLFTVIQIGLALWLAPLLTLIVLLSGGLLALFGRRFIRRSKRIGEQTTELSKYYFAGISEHFNGIKDIKSNRLEPFHMNWFDRLSRKMEHNFIQFGKINSLSQLIYRLSSVLLVAGFVYLALEVLRTPAEQLLMIVLIFSRLWPRFISIQSSTEQLVSNFPAFRAIRELQAEYEEDREIAGSVPMAGGERLQLQHGIDCRHVDYRYDASSPVYALRDINLHIPANRMTAIVGKSGAGKSTLIDLLMGLIQPESGQVLVDGVSMEDERQLMSLRGGIGYVAQDPFLFNESIRDNLKLVAPDASDNELWEALRFSASDEFVHGLPLGLDTVIGDRGIRLSGGERQRIVLARAILKKPSILVLDEATSALDSENEQRIQEALEQLKGSMTIIVIAHRLSTIRHADQVIVMEQGRVIQQGGYQQLSQDHKGTFRQLLSYQTGAQM, encoded by the coding sequence TTGAAGGATCTCTTATATTTTATCCGTAAAATGCATGGGATGGCCGGGTTTAAGCTCTACCTCAATATGAGTATGATTCTGGTCATCAGTGTTCTGGACGGCATCGGCATCTATTTGATCGTCCCGCTTCTCGGGGTCATTGGCGTATTCGAGACTGATTTGAGCGGGGTGCCGCTCGTCTCAACCTTGATGGACCTTGCGGGTTCATGGTCATTGCAGCTCAATCTGCCGATGGTGCTGGCCCTCTATGTTGTGATTGTGGGCGGGCAGGCCTTGCTGCAGCGAAGCCAGAACCTGTTAAATGCAAAAATCCTGCAGCGATTCATTCGCAAACTGCGCATGGAAACGTATCAAGGGCTGCTGCATGCCAAATGGGAATTTTTCCTGCGCCACCGCAGGTCGGATTTCAACCATGTCATGACCAATGAACTCGGGCGCGTGAATCAGGGCACGTTTCTGTTCCTGCAGATGGTCTCGTCTTTCTTGTTCACGGTTATTCAGATCGGCCTTGCCCTATGGCTGGCTCCGCTGCTGACTCTCATCGTCCTGTTGAGCGGCGGGCTCCTTGCCCTGTTCGGACGCAGATTCATCCGGCGCTCGAAGCGGATCGGCGAGCAGACGACAGAGTTATCAAAATATTATTTTGCGGGCATCAGCGAACATTTCAACGGCATCAAGGATATCAAGAGCAACCGGTTGGAGCCGTTTCATATGAACTGGTTTGACAGGCTGTCGCGAAAGATGGAGCATAACTTCATCCAATTTGGCAAAATCAATTCTTTGTCCCAGCTGATTTATCGGCTCTCGTCCGTCTTGCTGGTTGCCGGATTTGTGTATTTGGCGCTGGAAGTGCTGCGTACGCCTGCCGAGCAGCTGCTGATGATCGTTCTTATCTTTTCGCGCTTATGGCCTAGATTTATCAGCATTCAATCGAGCACCGAGCAGCTCGTGTCGAATTTCCCGGCCTTCCGGGCGATTCGCGAGCTGCAAGCGGAATACGAGGAAGACAGGGAGATCGCCGGATCGGTTCCGATGGCAGGTGGCGAGCGACTACAGCTGCAGCATGGAATTGATTGTCGTCATGTGGACTATCGGTACGATGCCTCTAGCCCCGTCTATGCTTTACGAGACATCAACTTACATATTCCGGCCAATCGCATGACGGCCATCGTCGGGAAATCAGGGGCGGGCAAGAGCACGCTTATTGATCTTCTAATGGGACTGATCCAACCGGAGAGCGGGCAAGTTCTTGTGGACGGCGTGTCCATGGAGGACGAACGTCAGCTGATGTCACTCCGAGGGGGGATCGGATATGTGGCGCAGGATCCTTTTCTGTTCAATGAGAGCATACGGGATAACCTGAAGCTGGTGGCTCCCGATGCCTCGGATAACGAGCTGTGGGAAGCGCTGAGGTTTTCAGCCTCCGACGAATTCGTGCACGGGCTTCCGCTAGGCCTCGATACCGTCATCGGTGACCGGGGTATCCGCCTGTCCGGGGGAGAACGTCAGCGGATTGTGCTGGCCAGAGCTATCTTGAAAAAGCCTTCGATTCTGGTATTGGACGAAGCGACAAGCGCGCTCGACAGTGAGAATGAGCAGCGGATTCAGGAAGCGTTGGAACAGCTGAAAGGGAGCATGACGATTATCGTGATTGCTCACCGGCTGTCCACCATTCGCCATGCGGACCAGGTCATCGTGATGGAGCAGGGGCGGGTTATCCAGCAGGGAGGTTATCAGCAGCTGTCCCAGGATCATAAAGGCACTTTCCGGCAGCTGCTCAGTTATCAGACAGGTGCTCAGATGTAA
- a CDS encoding cold-shock protein: MQTGTVKWFNAEKGFGFIEVEGGEDVFVHFSAITGDGFKSLDEGQRVEFNVVQGNRGQQAENVVKL, encoded by the coding sequence ATGCAAACAGGAACAGTAAAATGGTTTAACGCAGAAAAAGGCTTTGGTTTCATCGAGGTTGAAGGTGGCGAAGACGTATTCGTACACTTTAGTGCAATCACTGGTGACGGCTTCAAGTCGCTTGATGAAGGACAACGTGTTGAATTTAACGTAGTTCAAGGCAACCGCGGACAGCAAGCTGAGAACGTTGTAAAACTGTAG
- a CDS encoding cold-shock protein, translating into MSYSWNKPLENLPEEMTAIWSCTKEGCNGWIRDSFSFKEVPICSQCASSMVSSNKILPILVSSDQQIKLYRKNQRKDTKS; encoded by the coding sequence TTGTCTTATTCTTGGAATAAACCACTGGAAAATCTGCCGGAAGAGATGACCGCGATCTGGTCTTGTACGAAGGAAGGGTGTAACGGTTGGATTCGAGATAGCTTCTCGTTCAAGGAAGTTCCCATTTGTTCACAGTGCGCGTCGTCCATGGTTAGCAGCAATAAAATTCTACCGATCCTTGTTTCGTCGGATCAGCAGATCAAGCTTTACCGTAAGAATCAGCGCAAGGATACCAAATCGTAG
- a CDS encoding helix-turn-helix domain-containing protein, producing MQVFEDWNLKVKKTFNATSNEEVLTVSEAGQLLGLSKDQMKSYVDQNKLTKVPIMRSVHRYLLLKSEIDRIVNKR from the coding sequence ATGCAGGTGTTCGAAGATTGGAATTTAAAGGTGAAAAAAACGTTTAATGCAACCAGTAATGAAGAAGTATTAACCGTTTCTGAGGCAGGTCAATTGTTAGGTTTGTCCAAAGATCAAATGAAAAGCTATGTCGATCAGAATAAGCTGACCAAAGTTCCGATCATGAGAAGCGTGCATCGATACCTTTTGTTGAAAAGTGAAATCGATCGTATTGTGAATAAACGATAA
- a CDS encoding Hsp20/alpha crystallin family protein: protein MFDLMPFGKRREDAFGQLVKSFHDVFNDAFQDEAFAPFKGSMMSFKTDVKETEHAYLVEAELPGFQKDDIEISYADPYLTIKAVRKEDHSVEDTKQQIVRKERRYGEYVRRFYVQNIAEDQIVASLKDGVLKLEIPKQPNPGKKRIQIRDDI from the coding sequence ATGTTTGATTTGATGCCATTTGGAAAGCGCAGAGAGGATGCCTTCGGACAGCTGGTGAAGTCATTTCACGATGTCTTTAACGATGCGTTTCAAGATGAGGCGTTTGCACCGTTCAAAGGTTCGATGATGTCTTTCAAAACAGACGTTAAAGAGACGGAGCACGCTTATCTGGTTGAGGCGGAACTTCCAGGCTTTCAAAAGGACGACATCGAAATCAGCTACGCTGACCCTTACTTAACGATCAAAGCCGTTCGCAAGGAGGACCACAGCGTAGAGGATACGAAGCAGCAGATCGTCCGGAAGGAACGCCGTTATGGCGAGTATGTGCGCAGATTTTACGTGCAGAACATCGCCGAGGATCAAATTGTCGCTTCCCTGAAGGATGGAGTCCTTAAGCTTGAAATACCGAAGCAGCCGAATCCCGGTAAGAAGCGTATCCAGATTCGGGATGATATCTAA
- a CDS encoding PspA/IM30 family protein gives MGILSRFKDVMKVNVNALLDRTEDPEKTVDTYMRSLNTDLGKVKAETASVLSDERRAKRALDECSSEIKKLQRYAEKAVEAGKEGDALKFLERKAAQAEKLSELQAAYESASANAVRMKQMQDKLVSDMSQLEARYAELKGKMATAKVQQNINAGHASSGGANAAFNTMEEKANRALDEALALAELRAGAKEDDLDDLIAELEKNMKKDGAAPMETPSAQDELEAIKDKLKKKE, from the coding sequence GTGGGAATCTTATCGAGGTTTAAGGATGTTATGAAGGTGAATGTGAACGCGCTGTTGGATCGGACGGAAGATCCGGAGAAAACAGTTGATACTTATATGCGCAGCTTGAATACGGACTTGGGTAAGGTGAAAGCGGAGACGGCTTCCGTGCTCTCGGATGAGCGAAGAGCGAAGCGGGCGCTTGATGAATGTAGTAGCGAGATCAAGAAGCTGCAGCGATATGCGGAGAAGGCCGTGGAAGCGGGAAAAGAAGGCGATGCCCTGAAGTTCCTGGAACGAAAAGCGGCTCAGGCTGAGAAGCTGAGCGAACTGCAGGCAGCCTACGAATCGGCTTCCGCAAACGCCGTCAGGATGAAACAAATGCAGGATAAACTGGTGTCGGACATGAGTCAGCTGGAAGCTCGTTATGCGGAGTTGAAAGGGAAGATGGCGACTGCCAAAGTCCAGCAGAATATAAACGCCGGCCATGCATCCTCGGGCGGTGCGAATGCGGCATTCAACACGATGGAAGAGAAGGCAAACCGTGCCTTGGATGAAGCGCTGGCCCTGGCCGAGCTTCGCGCCGGAGCGAAGGAAGACGATCTGGACGATCTGATCGCTGAATTGGAGAAGAATATGAAGAAGGACGGAGCTGCTCCAATGGAGACTCCCTCTGCCCAGGATGAACTGGAAGCAATCAAAGACAAGCTGAAAAAGAAGGAATAA
- a CDS encoding TFIIB-type zinc ribbon-containing protein, whose product MPVIEYKCPNCGSSMVFDGDTGMLSCSSCGRKDNIEEIPDPLKKQVFVENEVKEYHCNSCGAVIVTEPETSATTCSFCGSAVVLSDRLSGELAPVMVIPFSITKEEAMKAFKKWCRNGLLTPNGFMTANRIKEITGIYVPFWLYELHNRVEVHGHGTKVRTYTQGDYQYTETQHFDIYRKIRLNYVKVPIDASEKMNDELMDKLEPFPYQQLKEFKTPYLAGYIAEKYSHDEEQLLPRAKDKISSYIDSYISSAVSGYTTVNYTNKRIDTTLKQADYVLLPVWMVHYDYNKSEHTFAMNGQTGKVVGKPPISKAKVAAWFAGISGVSLLSLKLISWAMGGGFL is encoded by the coding sequence ATGCCGGTTATCGAATACAAATGCCCGAACTGCGGCAGCAGCATGGTTTTTGACGGCGATACAGGAATGTTGTCTTGCTCGAGCTGCGGAAGAAAAGATAATATCGAGGAAATTCCCGACCCGCTGAAAAAGCAGGTTTTCGTCGAGAACGAAGTGAAGGAGTATCACTGCAACAGCTGCGGGGCCGTCATCGTGACAGAGCCCGAAACCAGCGCTACGACTTGCAGCTTCTGTGGATCCGCCGTTGTACTCAGCGACCGGCTGAGCGGTGAGTTGGCTCCGGTCATGGTCATCCCGTTCTCGATTACCAAGGAAGAAGCGATGAAGGCTTTCAAGAAATGGTGCAGGAACGGTCTTCTGACGCCAAACGGATTTATGACAGCGAATCGGATCAAGGAAATTACCGGGATCTATGTGCCCTTTTGGCTATATGAGTTACATAATCGGGTTGAAGTTCATGGCCACGGCACCAAGGTGAGAACCTACACACAAGGAGATTACCAGTACACGGAGACCCAGCATTTCGATATCTACCGGAAGATTCGCTTGAACTATGTGAAGGTGCCGATCGATGCTTCGGAGAAAATGAATGATGAACTGATGGATAAGCTGGAGCCTTTCCCCTATCAGCAGCTGAAGGAATTCAAGACGCCTTATCTCGCCGGGTATATTGCCGAAAAATACAGCCATGATGAAGAGCAGCTTCTTCCGCGTGCCAAGGATAAGATCAGCTCCTACATTGATTCGTATATTTCGTCCGCGGTGTCAGGATATACAACCGTGAATTATACCAACAAGCGAATCGATACCACCTTGAAACAGGCCGATTATGTCCTCCTTCCGGTATGGATGGTGCACTATGATTACAATAAATCGGAGCATACCTTTGCGATGAATGGCCAGACGGGAAAAGTGGTCGGCAAACCGCCGATTAGCAAAGCAAAAGTGGCTGCGTGGTTTGCAGGCATTTCGGGAGTTTCGTTACTGTCATTGAAGCTGATCTCCTGGGCGATGGGAGGAGGTTTCCTGTGA
- a CDS encoding TPM domain-containing protein, producing the protein MRRRYVVGAVLFFLIAYLMVPALMVNAADDKPLIFDEANLLSPEERNELNAMANEYGAERETDFMILTVNSVPNDDYETWTENFYDEYAPGYDKRHGNTAILTIVMSARDGSRNVHLEGYYKAEKYLDPGRLTKIRSKITPDLSSGNYKQAFEKYIKTAHRYMGFEPDVNPDNIIFNLWFQLGAAAAIGAIAVGIMAYRSGGRVTVNSRTYEDASTSGILNQEDRYIRTTVTKQKIERNTSSGSGGGGGGGVSSGGHSHSSSSGKF; encoded by the coding sequence GTGAGAAGACGATATGTGGTAGGGGCTGTTCTGTTCTTCCTGATTGCCTACCTGATGGTTCCGGCCTTGATGGTCAACGCTGCGGATGATAAGCCATTAATCTTTGATGAAGCCAATCTGCTCAGCCCGGAAGAACGGAATGAGCTGAATGCGATGGCGAATGAGTACGGTGCTGAACGTGAGACAGACTTTATGATACTTACGGTTAACAGCGTTCCGAATGACGATTATGAGACATGGACGGAAAACTTTTACGATGAGTACGCACCCGGGTATGACAAGCGGCACGGCAATACCGCCATTTTGACCATAGTAATGAGTGCGCGTGACGGTTCTCGTAACGTGCATTTGGAAGGTTATTATAAGGCTGAGAAGTATCTCGATCCCGGGAGACTGACCAAAATACGCAGCAAGATCACACCAGATTTGTCGAGCGGCAATTATAAGCAGGCTTTTGAAAAATACATCAAAACCGCTCATCGGTACATGGGCTTTGAGCCGGACGTGAACCCGGATAATATTATATTTAATCTCTGGTTTCAGCTGGGAGCTGCCGCTGCCATCGGCGCGATCGCCGTGGGCATCATGGCTTACCGCTCCGGTGGCCGGGTGACGGTCAACAGCCGAACCTATGAGGATGCCAGCACATCGGGGATCTTGAACCAAGAGGACCGTTATATTAGAACAACGGTAACGAAGCAGAAGATCGAGCGCAACACGAGCAGCGGCTCGGGCGGCGGAGGCGGAGGCGGCGTCAGCAGCGGCGGCCATTCGCATAGCAGCAGCAGCGGGAAATTTTAA
- a CDS encoding SPFH domain-containing protein, with amino-acid sequence MGFFKNQFSNVVEWEEFRDDMIFWKWSNREIKKGSKLVIRSGQDAIFVNNGKIEGIFEDEGVYNIDSDIIPFLSTLKGFKFGFNSGMRVEVLFVNTKEFTVRWGTQNPILIPTPQLPGGMPIRANGTFNFKVNDYVTLIDKIAGMKESYLVEDVKIRITSVLDQLLMKWISREGKDMFNLQANASDIARGIQEDLDMEVMDNGITITGFQVMSFNYPKEIQDMITKTASHEMIGNLQKYQQVSMTDGIASGKVQGGGAASDMAGMMMGMNMANEMMKNMNQNQNQNNQNRNNPNQSQQPPAEKEPAVPATASSSEGNKKPNFCPNCGAKNEGANFCPNCGQKLS; translated from the coding sequence ATGGGATTTTTCAAGAACCAATTTTCTAACGTCGTGGAATGGGAAGAGTTTAGGGACGATATGATTTTCTGGAAATGGAGCAACCGGGAGATTAAAAAAGGGAGTAAGCTGGTTATCCGCTCCGGCCAGGACGCGATTTTTGTCAATAACGGCAAGATCGAGGGGATTTTTGAGGATGAAGGCGTATATAACATCGACTCGGATATCATTCCGTTCCTTTCTACTTTAAAGGGGTTTAAATTCGGATTTAACAGCGGAATGCGCGTGGAAGTTCTGTTCGTTAACACGAAGGAATTCACCGTCAGATGGGGGACGCAGAATCCGATCCTCATTCCGACGCCTCAGCTTCCGGGCGGAATGCCGATCCGTGCCAACGGCACGTTCAATTTTAAAGTGAATGATTATGTGACGCTCATCGACAAAATAGCCGGGATGAAAGAAAGCTACTTAGTTGAGGACGTTAAGATCCGGATCACCTCGGTGCTCGATCAATTGTTGATGAAATGGATCAGCCGCGAAGGCAAGGACATGTTCAATCTGCAGGCGAACGCCTCCGATATCGCGAGAGGGATTCAAGAAGACCTTGACATGGAAGTGATGGACAACGGGATCACGATCACCGGCTTCCAGGTGATGAGCTTCAATTATCCGAAGGAAATTCAGGATATGATCACCAAGACGGCTTCCCATGAAATGATCGGCAATCTGCAAAAATACCAGCAGGTGAGCATGACGGATGGAATCGCATCCGGTAAGGTGCAAGGCGGCGGTGCGGCTTCGGATATGGCCGGCATGATGATGGGGATGAACATGGCTAATGAAATGATGAAAAACATGAATCAGAACCAGAATCAGAACAATCAGAACCGGAACAATCCGAATCAAAGCCAACAACCTCCGGCCGAGAAGGAGCCAGCCGTTCCCGCGACCGCATCCTCTTCTGAAGGAAACAAAAAGCCCAACTTCTGCCCGAACTGCGGCGCAAAGAATGAGGGGGCGAACTTCTGTCCGAATTGTGGGCAGAAGCTGAGTTGA
- a CDS encoding AraC family transcriptional regulator, whose amino-acid sequence MFRSTSWRIFVISGIFFAMTIIPFSLFLANRFSHFAYSQMGTFNQDRIDEMAERVEYILAKLKWYSLTMYEDRTVQNWMYASADNLLQNASTMRVLTKYLSNEPYIETAYLFSFRKHEVIDSKVGLLSFEEFADQPMLQRIERTPGTFLRYFDHQIGNDTYLALQLPSAPVQKNRDGYLVVLFDKKELQKHLISGDGRADTLLSIVDDRGRLILGERDEHLEETMDSIQPGRKGGSFELSRTGGKAFVNYARMESPEWTIISVTEMKQFREKAGAFKTVIIACSLLLLAALLLAAYWNSRRFVGPFRRLADQLQRKLGVKGENDYGVIEQGVVMLRDHYPLIKTEYLRQWLLQGRLTDGARAAVARESCLLDYEWLRLAVIKIDSYYEISEQYDFVSRKLLKYAIGNIAEELLGTAERPIEVVDFGTDHLVVLVGTASSLPDPELTQELKELSRQVSRYVKLDVTIAESEARRVHDDLRKVYDDMNELTLFKFVSGDDKIYVEQDFERYADLQSPIDSAVHESLIQTIRSGKEEKVLAMLDVVFTRLKTMKYTECQFQLKLLLFAIVKSFSKVMSIQSVEGIERHLRQFATLTDVHGWLKEEIGRIIRQLSDQKGFNRKEKLVREIIEYVRYHTHDPMLSVDDIADHIALSAKYVRQLFHEHHGMPLSNFILNERLGKVKELLEQTSMQVTEIAEQSGFQTKSHFFTAFKKATGMTPSQYRDSKASERMERTRQIAGNSAN is encoded by the coding sequence ATGTTCAGATCGACATCCTGGCGCATATTTGTGATAAGCGGCATCTTTTTTGCAATGACCATCATACCGTTCTCGTTGTTTCTGGCCAACCGGTTTTCTCATTTCGCATACTCGCAGATGGGGACGTTTAATCAGGACCGCATCGACGAAATGGCGGAGCGGGTCGAGTACATCCTGGCCAAGCTGAAATGGTACAGCCTGACCATGTACGAAGACCGAACCGTGCAGAATTGGATGTATGCTTCCGCCGACAATCTGCTGCAAAATGCCAGCACAATGAGGGTGTTGACGAAATATCTATCTAATGAACCTTATATTGAAACCGCTTACTTATTTAGCTTCCGTAAACATGAGGTGATCGACTCCAAAGTCGGATTGCTTTCGTTCGAGGAATTTGCCGATCAGCCGATGCTGCAGCGGATTGAGCGTACGCCAGGGACCTTCCTTCGTTATTTTGATCATCAGATAGGAAACGACACGTATTTGGCGCTTCAGCTTCCTTCGGCTCCTGTGCAGAAAAACCGCGACGGGTATCTTGTCGTCCTGTTTGACAAGAAAGAGCTGCAGAAGCATTTGATTTCAGGCGACGGAAGGGCGGATACGCTGCTTTCGATCGTGGATGATCGAGGAAGGTTGATTCTGGGGGAACGGGATGAGCATCTCGAGGAGACCATGGATAGCATCCAGCCGGGACGGAAGGGGGGTTCATTTGAGCTGAGCCGTACGGGAGGGAAAGCATTCGTCAATTATGCGCGGATGGAATCGCCGGAGTGGACCATTATATCTGTCACTGAAATGAAGCAATTCCGCGAAAAGGCCGGGGCGTTCAAAACAGTCATCATCGCTTGCTCGCTCTTACTGCTCGCGGCGCTGCTTCTGGCCGCCTATTGGAATTCGCGCCGTTTCGTCGGGCCATTTCGCCGGTTGGCGGATCAACTGCAGCGGAAGCTTGGCGTGAAGGGGGAGAACGATTACGGTGTCATTGAGCAGGGCGTCGTTATGCTTCGCGATCATTATCCGCTGATCAAGACCGAATATTTGCGGCAATGGCTGCTGCAGGGCAGGCTGACCGACGGCGCCAGAGCGGCGGTTGCGCGCGAATCGTGCCTGCTTGACTATGAGTGGCTTCGGTTGGCTGTGATCAAGATTGATTCCTATTACGAAATATCCGAGCAGTACGATTTTGTATCTCGCAAGCTGCTCAAGTATGCAATCGGTAATATCGCAGAGGAGCTGCTCGGCACAGCTGAACGGCCGATCGAGGTGGTCGATTTTGGGACCGACCATCTGGTCGTTCTGGTTGGTACGGCCAGTTCCCTCCCTGATCCCGAGTTGACCCAAGAGCTCAAGGAGCTTAGCCGTCAAGTCAGCCGTTACGTCAAGCTGGACGTGACGATCGCCGAAAGCGAAGCGCGGCGCGTACATGACGATTTACGCAAAGTATACGACGATATGAACGAACTGACATTATTCAAGTTTGTCAGCGGTGATGACAAAATCTACGTCGAACAAGACTTTGAACGGTATGCCGATTTACAGTCGCCGATCGACTCCGCCGTGCATGAAAGCTTGATCCAGACGATTCGAAGCGGCAAAGAGGAGAAGGTGCTGGCCATGCTGGACGTGGTGTTCACGCGTCTTAAGACGATGAAATATACCGAGTGTCAATTCCAACTGAAGCTGCTTCTGTTTGCGATCGTCAAATCGTTCAGCAAAGTGATGTCTATCCAGAGTGTTGAAGGGATTGAGCGCCACTTGAGGCAGTTCGCCACGCTTACTGATGTTCATGGATGGTTGAAGGAAGAAATCGGGCGGATTATCCGGCAGCTTAGCGATCAAAAGGGATTTAATCGCAAGGAAAAGCTGGTGAGGGAAATCATCGAGTACGTCCGCTACCATACCCATGACCCAATGCTGTCGGTAGACGATATCGCTGACCATATCGCTTTGTCGGCCAAATACGTCCGGCAGCTGTTTCACGAACATCATGGCATGCCTCTATCGAATTTCATCTTGAACGAGCGGCTCGGGAAGGTTAAGGAGCTGCTGGAGCAGACCAGCATGCAGGTCACCGAAATTGCAGAGCAGTCCGGTTTTCAGACGAAAAGCCACTTTTTCACTGCATTTAAAAAAGCGACCGGTATGACGCCAAGCCAATACCGCGATAGCAAGGCGAGCGAGCGGATGGAGCGGACGCGGCAGATAGCCGGGAACTCTGCGAATTAG
- a CDS encoding ABC transporter permease, whose protein sequence is MERRRRFGGSFVHELSRNRYLYLLALPGIAFLVVFAYMPMAGHLLAFQDYRLSDGIWGSEWVGFKNFEFFFNGKDWLRVTLNTVFLNALFLVTGLGSAVVLAIFLNEIRNRLFKRITQSFIFLPYFISWLVVSMMTLTLFSTSEGLINRALAALGYEGVDWYLTPGVWPYILTVISAWKIAGYNSIIFLAVITGISSEYYESARIEGASRMQQMLYITLPLMRPTVMILALLGIGRIFYGDFGMIYAIIGDNGILFPTTDVIDTYAFRALRQLGNFSMSAAVVVYQSCMGLVTILIFNAIARKVDADSRLF, encoded by the coding sequence TTGGAGCGACGTAGAAGGTTCGGCGGGTCGTTTGTGCACGAGCTGTCGCGGAACCGGTATTTGTACTTGCTGGCACTGCCCGGCATTGCGTTTCTGGTCGTATTTGCGTATATGCCCATGGCTGGGCATCTGCTCGCCTTCCAGGATTACCGGCTATCCGATGGAATATGGGGGAGCGAATGGGTCGGATTTAAGAACTTTGAGTTTTTCTTCAATGGGAAAGACTGGCTGCGGGTGACGCTGAATACCGTTTTCCTGAATGCACTGTTTCTCGTAACCGGTCTCGGCAGCGCGGTCGTGCTGGCTATCTTTCTGAATGAAATCCGTAACAGGCTGTTCAAGCGAATCACGCAATCGTTTATTTTTTTACCGTATTTCATTTCTTGGCTTGTCGTCAGCATGATGACGTTGACACTATTCAGTACATCCGAGGGGCTCATTAACCGCGCGCTTGCCGCCCTTGGCTACGAAGGAGTGGACTGGTATTTGACGCCTGGCGTATGGCCGTATATCTTAACCGTCATTAGCGCCTGGAAGATTGCTGGCTATAATTCCATTATTTTTTTGGCCGTCATTACGGGCATCTCCTCGGAATATTACGAGAGCGCCCGAATAGAAGGCGCCAGCCGGATGCAGCAGATGCTCTACATAACGCTGCCGTTGATGCGGCCGACCGTGATGATATTGGCGCTGCTTGGCATTGGCCGTATTTTCTACGGTGATTTCGGCATGATTTACGCGATCATCGGAGATAACGGCATACTCTTTCCAACGACAGATGTCATCGACACGTATGCGTTTCGTGCGCTGAGGCAGCTGGGGAATTTCAGCATGTCCGCTGCCGTTGTCGTGTACCAGTCCTGCATGGGGCTTGTCACGATTCTGATCTTCAATGCGATCGCGCGCAAGGTGGACGCGGATTCAAGACTATTCTAA
- a CDS encoding carbohydrate ABC transporter permease: MRERLFLVLMYAVLGAFALFCFIPFWIVFINSFADESLLQTAGYQLLPSKFSLHAYKFLFSGKQVFLSYGITIIVTIAGTVLGVLLTAAYAYTLSHRKVKYRHILSFLTFLTMLFGAGLVGFYMLIANWLQLKDSVWALILPYLLNPFYAFILVSYYRTLPYELNEAATVDGANDLFIFFRIIWPISLPVIATVSLFYALQYWNDWYLSLLFIDNHKMLPLQMMIRQLMSNLNVMAYVSGSQTQYNVVVPTYGMQLAIVCVTIGPIVFVYPFIQRFFIKGLTLGSVKG, translated from the coding sequence GTGAGAGAACGGTTGTTTCTTGTTTTGATGTACGCAGTGCTGGGCGCTTTTGCGCTGTTTTGCTTCATTCCGTTCTGGATTGTGTTCATCAACTCGTTCGCCGATGAATCGCTACTGCAGACGGCGGGGTACCAGTTGCTGCCGAGCAAATTCAGCCTCCATGCGTACAAATTTCTGTTTTCCGGCAAGCAGGTGTTTCTAAGCTACGGCATTACGATTATCGTGACGATCGCCGGCACGGTGCTGGGCGTCCTCTTGACAGCTGCCTATGCGTACACGCTAAGCCACCGGAAAGTGAAGTACCGCCATATTTTATCGTTTCTAACCTTCCTGACGATGCTGTTCGGCGCAGGACTGGTCGGCTTTTACATGCTGATCGCCAACTGGCTGCAGCTGAAAGACTCGGTGTGGGCGCTCATTTTGCCCTATCTGCTTAATCCGTTCTATGCCTTCATTCTTGTCTCTTACTATCGGACGCTGCCGTATGAATTGAATGAAGCTGCGACTGTGGACGGCGCCAATGATCTCTTTATTTTCTTTCGCATCATCTGGCCGATTTCGCTGCCTGTTATCGCCACGGTGAGTCTGTTTTACGCGCTGCAATATTGGAACGATTGGTACTTGTCATTGCTGTTTATCGACAATCACAAAATGCTGCCGCTGCAGATGATGATCCGCCAGCTTATGTCCAATTTGAATGTTATGGCTTATGTGAGCGGGAGCCAGACGCAGTACAACGTCGTCGTGCCGACCTATGGCATGCAGCTGGCGATCGTCTGCGTTACCATCGGCCCGATCGTGTTCGTCTATCCCTTCATCCAGCGCTTCTTTATTAAAGGCTTGACGCTTGGTTCGGTAAAAGGGTAG